In the Pseudonocardia sediminis genome, TCAGCCGTCGAGGTCCCGGGCGACGGCGCGGACCACCTCGGCGGCCAGCTTGGCCGTCTTGCGGTCGGGGTAGCGGCCGTGGCGCAGCGTCGGCTGCACCCGCCCCTCCAGCAGCTTGATCATGTCCTCGACCAGGCCGTGCAGCTCCTCGGCGGGACGACGGGTGTTCTCCACCGCGGACGCCTGCTTCTCGACCACGCGCACGGACAGCGCCTGCGGGCCGCGACGGCCCTCGGCCATGCCGAA is a window encoding:
- a CDS encoding cold-shock protein — encoded protein: MPTGRVKWYDAEKGFGFLSQDDGEDVYVRKAALPSGVEALKSGQRVEFGMAEGRRGPQALSVRVVEKQASAVENTRRPAEELHGLVEDMIKLLEGRVQPTLRHGRYPDRKTAKLAAEVVRAVARDLDG